The Streptomyces sp. HUAS MG91 sequence GCCAGCAGGAGCAGCGCCGAGTCGAGCGGCGAGCGGCCGCTGAGCAGCAGCGCCATGGCGATGATCGGCCCGAACTCGCCGACCGCGCCGAACGCCATCAGCACGGAACCGAACCGTGAGTGCAGATCGCCGGAGTCGCGCAGGACGGGAAGGATGGTGCCCAGGGCGGTGCTGGTGAGGGCCGTTCCCACGTACACCCCGCGCGCGTACGACCAGTCGGCGAGCGCGACGGCGAGCCCGAGGCCGACGGCGAGCGAGACGATCCAGGCCCAGACGGACCGCTTGAGGGTGCTGCCACGGATCTTGTCGAACTCGATCTCGTACCCGGCGAGGAAGATCAGCATGGCGAGCCCGAGGTCGGACAGGGTGTCGACGGCCTCCCCGTGGCTGGTCGCCCAGCCCAGCACATCGGGGCCCACCAGGATGCCCAGCAGGATCTCGAAGATCACCAGCGGGACGGGCAGCCACCTCCCCACGCCGTAGGCCAGCAGCGGTGCCAGGACCGCGATGGTCATGATCAGAATGAGCGTCCCAGGCTGCGACATAGCGGCTGTCTACCATAGGATTCCGACAAATCACCCATAAGTTCCGTCAGTTGCAGGGAAGTCGGAGGCGACCACCGTGGCGAACCACCAGCCCTCCGGGGCACCGCAGGCGCGGATCCCCCAGCAGCCGGCGCCCCCGGGGCCGCAGATCCGCACCGGACTCTGGCGGCGCTGCCTGTGGGGCGGCCTGGCGCTCTGGGTCCTGACGGCGGTGGTCACGTACGCCACGAAGAACACCACCCTGCTGCCGACCCTGATCCTGCTCGGCAGCTTCCTGGTCCCGGCGGTCTTCGTCCTGTGGGCGTACGAGCGTCACGGCCGCGACCTGGGCGTGAACCTGATCCTGGGCTGCTTCCTGATCGGCGGCATCCTCGGCGTGCTCGGCGCCTCGGTCATGGAGTACTACCTCGTCCACCCCTCCGTCTGGATGTTCGTCGGGGTCGGCCTGATCGAGGAAGCGGTCAAGCTGGCCGCCCTGATGTACGTGCTCCACCGCCATCCGCGCGTCAGCGGGCTGCGTGCCGGGCTGATCCTGGGCGCCACGGTCGGCTTCGGCTTCGCGGCGTTCGAGAGCGCGGGCTACGCGTTCAACGCGGCGGTCACGATGAAGGGCATCGACCTGCGCTCGCTCCTGGAGACGGAGGTGCTGCGCGGGCTGCTCGCGCCGTTCGGCCACGGCCTGTGGACGGCGATCTCGGGCGCGGTGCTGCTCTCCTTCCGCAGGCCGAACGGCCGCTACCGCTTCACCGGCCCGGTGATCCTCACGTACCTGGGCGTCTCCCTGCTGCACGCCCTGTGGGACTCGATGCACGGCATCGCCCTGTGGCTGGTGGTCCGGCTGACCACCTCGGACCTGGACCGGAGCCTCTTCGCGCAGGGCTATCTGCCGGAGCCGACCGACTCGCAGGAACATCTCTTCGCGCTGTTCTCGATCGGCGGGCTCGTCCTGGTCTCGCTCCTCGGACTCTCCTGGGCGCGGTCGCTCGCACGCCGCGATCCTTCTTGGAAAAATACCCCCTAGGGGTATAGGGTCGTGTGCGTCAGACGATGCCGGGGGTACTCGGCACCCGCTACTCCACGCCCCTCTAGGAGAACGACATGAGCGCCCACACCGAGCTTCCGCAGATCGGCACCGAGTCGGCCGGCTCCTGCTGCGGCGGCGCCTGCCACTCGGACGCCGCCACCTCGGCCACCGAGGGTGCCGTCACCACGGTCTACCAGGTCAAGGGCATGACGTGCGGTCACTGCGAGGGCGCGGTGGCCGGCGAGATCTCCGAGCTCGACGGCGTCGCCTCGGTCACGGCGGCGGCCGCCACCGGCCAGGTCACGGTGGTCTCCGCGGCCCCGCTCGATGAGGAGGCGGTCCGCGCCGCGGTCGACGAGGCCGGCTACGAGCTCATCGGCCGCGCCTGATCCGCCCCGAACCCCGACGCACGGAGACCGCTATGGCGGTCTCATCCGTGTTTGTGGTCACAAACAGCGTCCGAGTTCGCAAGTTCACCCAGGAACGCCTGGACCTCCACACAATCCACACGGCACAATTGCAGTACTCCCACGCAGGAGCCGATATCCCCATATCGGGTCTCTTGCGCACGCACGGGACATATGCAAGAGACGCAGATCACACTGATCCGAACGTAACCCTTTGCAGGTCTCGTGAGTCTAAGGAGGCGATGCAGGAACGTCTTGGGGGGCGTTTCCGTATCGAACGGGCCCGTCTTGGGGGACGGTCCCGAATGCGTTGGCCGGGGCACGTGCACCGGGGAGCTTGAGCGGCCCACCCGTTCGTACGTGCTTCGGCGACCGACGCACCACAGACGCCCGGCCGGATCCCGTGGGGGGAATCCGCACCGGGAAAAGGAAAGCGCCCCGACTGTCGGCCCGTGGGGGGACTGACAGCGGGGCGCTTTCTACTACGCCTTGAGCCCCGTGAGGGGCGCGGGGAACTGCGCGAGCAACCACGACGGGGCCGCGGCGAACACCCGACCGCACCGGCTACGGCGCGATCATTCACCGGGCCCCGAGCGGAGCGACTAGCGCTGCTCCACCGGAACGAAGTCGCGCTCGACGACACCGGTGTAGATCTGGCGCGGGCGGCCGATGCGCGACCCGGGCTCCTTGATCATCTCGTGCCACTGGGCGATCCAGCCCGGGAGACGGCCCAGCGCGAAGAGCACCGTGAACATCTCGGTCGGGAAGCCCATGGCCCGGTAGATCAGGCCGGTGTAGAAGTCGACGTTCGGGTAGAGCTTGCGCTCGACGAAGTAGTCGTCGGCCAGCGCGTGCTCTTCCAGCTTCAGCGCGATGTCCAGCAGCTCGTCGGACTTGCCGAGCGCGGAGAGGACGTCGTGCGCCGCCGCCTTGATGATCTTCGCCCGGGGGTCGAAGTTCTTGTAGACGCGGTGCCCGAAGCCCATGAGCTTCACGCCGTCTTCCTTGTTCTTCACCTTGCGGATGAAGGTGTCGACGTCGCCGCCGGAGGCCTGGATGCCTTCCAGCATCTCCAGCACCGACTGGTTGGCACCGCCGTGCAGCGGACCCCAGAGGGCCGAGATGCCCGCCGAGATCGACGCGAACATGTTGGCCTGCGAGGAGCCGACCAGACGCACGGTGGACGTCGAACAGTTCTGCTCGTGGTCCGCGTGCAGGATGAGCAGCTTGTCGAGCGCGGAGACCACGACCGGGTCCAGCTCGTACTCGGCGGCCGGCACCGAGAAGGTCATGCGCAGGAAGTTCTCGACGTAACCGAGGTCGTTGCGCGGGTAGACCACCGGGTGGCCCTGCGACTTCTTGTACGCGTACGCCGCGATCGTCGGAAGCTTGGCGAGCAGGCGGATCGTCGAGAGGTGACGCTGCTTCTCGTCGAACGGGTTGTGGCTGTCCTGGTAGAAGGTGGACAGCGCGGAGACGACCGACGACAGCATGGCCATCGGGTGGGCGTCGCGCGGGAACCCGTCGTAGAACCGCTTGACGTCCTCGTGCAGCAGGGTGTGCTGCGTGATCTCGTTCTTGAAGGTGGAGAGCTCGTCCACGGTGGCAAGCTCGCCGTTGATCAGCAGGTACGCCACCTCCACGTAGGTGGAGCGCTCGGCCAGCTGCTCGATCGGGTAGCCGCGGTAGCGGAGGATGCCCTCTTCGCCGTCCAGGTAGGTGATCGCGGATTTATAGGCGGCCGTGTTGCCGTATCCGCTGTCGAGGGTCACCAGTCCTGTCTGGGCCCGGAGCTTCCCGATGTCGAAGCCCTTGTCGCCGACGGTGCTGTCGATCACCGGGTAGGTGTACTCGCCATCGCCGTACCGCAGTACTACAGAGTTGTCGCTCACGTCTCGTCCCTCACCGACGTAGTGCCTCTTCTTCGAGGTGCCCTGACTGTCTCTACCATCCCCCACTTGGCCCAGCAGAGTGCACTCGGGGTCGTCCATTGGGCCTATTGGCGGCACTCAGTGCCTCCAGCCTGCCCATCCTGCCCCCTATCACCCTGGTTCCGGAAGTGCCCTGTGACGTTTCCGACTCGTTTGATCGATCAAATCTTTTGACGAGTCGCGCCCGCCAACCGGAAATCCAGCGCGGTACAGCGCCTACCCGCCGAAACCGTGCGCACCGCCTGCGCCAGCGCCTTCCTCGACCCGACCAGCACGACCAGCTTCTTCGCGCGGGTGACGGCCGTGTAGAGGAGATTGCGCTGGAGCATCATCCACGCCCCCATGGTGACCGGGATCACCACGCAGGGATACTCGCTGCCCTGGGAGCGGTGGATGGTGACGGCGTAGGCGTGGGCCAGCTCGTCCAGTTCATCGAACTCGTACTCGACCGGCTCGTCCTCGTCCGTCAGGACGGTGAGCTTCTGCTCGTCGGTGTCGAGGGCGGTGACGACGCCGACCGTGCCGTTGAAGACGCCGTTCGCCCCCTTCTCGTAGTTGTTGCGGATCTGGGTGACCTTGTCGCCGACGCGGAAGACCCGGCCGCCGAACCGCTTCTCGGGCAGCTCGGGGCGGGCGGGGGTGACGGCCTGCTGGAGCAGCGCGTTCAGATTCCCGGCGCCCGCCGGGCCGCGGTGCATGGGCGCCAGCACCTGGACGTCGCGCCGGGGGTCGAGGCCGAACCGGGCCGGGATGCGGCGGGCGGCGACGTCGACGGTGAGCCGTCCCGCCTCCTCGGTGTCCTCCTCCACGAAGAGGAAGAAGTCCTTCAGCCCCTGGGTCAGCGGTGGCGTACCGGAGTTGATGCGGTGGGCGTTGGTGACGACGCCGGACTCCTGGGCCTGGCGGAAGATGCGGGTGAGGCGGACGGCCGGGACCGGACTGCCGTCGCTGAGCATGTCGCGCAGCACCTCGCCGGCGCCGACGCTCGGCAACTGGTCCACGTCACCCACGAAGAGGAGGTGGGCGCCGGGCGGCACGGCCTTGACGAGCTTGTTGGCGAGCAGCAGGTCCAGCATGGACGCCTCGTCGACCACGACGAGATCGGCGTCGAGCGGCCGGTCCTTGTCGTACGCGGCGTCGCCGCCGGGCTTGAGTTCGAGCAGCCGGTGGACGGTGGACGCCTCGGCGCCGGTCAGCTCGGCGAGCCGCTTGGCCGCCCGCCCGGTCGGCGCGGCGAGCACCACCTTGGCCTTCTTCGCGCGGGCCAGCTCCACCACGGACCGCACGGTGAACGACTTGCCGCAGCCGGGGCCGCCGGTCAGCACGGCGACCTTCTCCGTCAGCGCCAGCCGGACGGCCTCCTCCTGCTCGGGCGCGAGCGTCGCCCCGGTCCGGCCGGCGAGCCAGGCCAGGGCCTTGTCCCAGGCCACGTCCCGGAAGGCGGGGAGCCGGTCGCCTTCGGTGCGCAGCAGCCTCAGGAGCTGGGCGGAGAGCGAGAGTTCGGCCCGGTGGAAGGGGACGAGATAGACGGCGGTGACCGGCTCCCCGTGCTCGCCGGGGACCTGCTCGCGCACGACGCCGACCTCGCCGGAGTCCTCGTCGGGCTCGGCCAGCTCGGCCAGGCACTCGATCACCAGGCCGGTGTCGACCTGGAGCAGCTTCACCGCGTCGGCGATCAGCCGCTCCTCGGGCAGGAAGCAGTGGCCCTGGTCGGTGGACTGCGAAAGGGCGTACTGGAGACCGGCCTTGACCCGCTCGGGGCTGTCGTGCGGGATGCCGACGGACTGCGCGATGCGGTCGGCGGTGAGGAAGCCGATGCCCCAGACGTCGGCGGCGAGCCGGTACGGCTGGTTCTTCACGACGCCGATCGAGGCGTCCCCGTACTTCTTGTAGATGCGGACGGCGATGGAGGTGGAGACGCCGACCGACTGGAGGAAGACCATCACTTCCTTGATGGCCTTCTGCTCCTCCCACGCGTCGGCGATCTTCTTCGTCCGCTTCGGGCCGAGCCCCGGCACCTCGATGAGCCGCTTCGGCTCCTGCTCGATGATGTCGAGGGTGTCGAGGCCGAAGTGCTGGGTGATCCGGTCGGCGAAGACCGGTCCGATGCCCTTGACCAGGCCGGATCCGAGGTAGCGGCGGATGCCCTGGATGGTGGCGGGCAGTACGGTCGTGTAGTTCTCGGCGACGAACTGCTTGCCGTACTGCGGGTGGGAGCTCCAACGGCCCTCCAGCCGCAGCGACTCGCCCGCCTGCGCGCCGAGCAGCGAGCCGACGACGGTGAGCAGATCGCCGCCTCTGCCGGTGTCCACGCGCGCGACCGTGTATCCGGTCTCCTCGTTCGCATACGTGATCCGCTCGAGGACCCCCTCGAGCACCGCCATGGGGCGCGCCCCCGCCGCTTGATCGGTCATGATCCGACGGTAGCGGTGCGCACTGACAGCACGGGAGGCCCCGACGGCCTCCCGTCAGCGGTGCGGGGCGGCCAATCCGTCGGTGTGGAGGCGGAGT is a genomic window containing:
- a CDS encoding citrate synthase — translated: MSDNSVVLRYGDGEYTYPVIDSTVGDKGFDIGKLRAQTGLVTLDSGYGNTAAYKSAITYLDGEEGILRYRGYPIEQLAERSTYVEVAYLLINGELATVDELSTFKNEITQHTLLHEDVKRFYDGFPRDAHPMAMLSSVVSALSTFYQDSHNPFDEKQRHLSTIRLLAKLPTIAAYAYKKSQGHPVVYPRNDLGYVENFLRMTFSVPAAEYELDPVVVSALDKLLILHADHEQNCSTSTVRLVGSSQANMFASISAGISALWGPLHGGANQSVLEMLEGIQASGGDVDTFIRKVKNKEDGVKLMGFGHRVYKNFDPRAKIIKAAAHDVLSALGKSDELLDIALKLEEHALADDYFVERKLYPNVDFYTGLIYRAMGFPTEMFTVLFALGRLPGWIAQWHEMIKEPGSRIGRPRQIYTGVVERDFVPVEQR
- a CDS encoding heavy-metal-associated domain-containing protein; the encoded protein is MSAHTELPQIGTESAGSCCGGACHSDAATSATEGAVTTVYQVKGMTCGHCEGAVAGEISELDGVASVTAAAATGQVTVVSAAPLDEEAVRAAVDEAGYELIGRA
- a CDS encoding ATP-dependent RecD-like DNA helicase, with protein sequence MTDQAAGARPMAVLEGVLERITYANEETGYTVARVDTGRGGDLLTVVGSLLGAQAGESLRLEGRWSSHPQYGKQFVAENYTTVLPATIQGIRRYLGSGLVKGIGPVFADRITQHFGLDTLDIIEQEPKRLIEVPGLGPKRTKKIADAWEEQKAIKEVMVFLQSVGVSTSIAVRIYKKYGDASIGVVKNQPYRLAADVWGIGFLTADRIAQSVGIPHDSPERVKAGLQYALSQSTDQGHCFLPEERLIADAVKLLQVDTGLVIECLAELAEPDEDSGEVGVVREQVPGEHGEPVTAVYLVPFHRAELSLSAQLLRLLRTEGDRLPAFRDVAWDKALAWLAGRTGATLAPEQEEAVRLALTEKVAVLTGGPGCGKSFTVRSVVELARAKKAKVVLAAPTGRAAKRLAELTGAEASTVHRLLELKPGGDAAYDKDRPLDADLVVVDEASMLDLLLANKLVKAVPPGAHLLFVGDVDQLPSVGAGEVLRDMLSDGSPVPAVRLTRIFRQAQESGVVTNAHRINSGTPPLTQGLKDFFLFVEEDTEEAGRLTVDVAARRIPARFGLDPRRDVQVLAPMHRGPAGAGNLNALLQQAVTPARPELPEKRFGGRVFRVGDKVTQIRNNYEKGANGVFNGTVGVVTALDTDEQKLTVLTDEDEPVEYEFDELDELAHAYAVTIHRSQGSEYPCVVIPVTMGAWMMLQRNLLYTAVTRAKKLVVLVGSRKALAQAVRTVSAGRRCTALDFRLAGATRQKI
- a CDS encoding PrsW family intramembrane metalloprotease produces the protein MANHQPSGAPQARIPQQPAPPGPQIRTGLWRRCLWGGLALWVLTAVVTYATKNTTLLPTLILLGSFLVPAVFVLWAYERHGRDLGVNLILGCFLIGGILGVLGASVMEYYLVHPSVWMFVGVGLIEEAVKLAALMYVLHRHPRVSGLRAGLILGATVGFGFAAFESAGYAFNAAVTMKGIDLRSLLETEVLRGLLAPFGHGLWTAISGAVLLSFRRPNGRYRFTGPVILTYLGVSLLHALWDSMHGIALWLVVRLTTSDLDRSLFAQGYLPEPTDSQEHLFALFSIGGLVLVSLLGLSWARSLARRDPSWKNTP